Within Paenibacillus sabinae T27, the genomic segment TCTCCGCTTTATGGGCAAGCACCATAACCGCTGATTCGATGCAAGGCCTCAGTTCAAAACGCTCCTCCTGCAATTCGGTGCGTCCCGCTTCGATTTTGGAGAGATCGAGAATATCGTTGATGATCGAGAGCAGCGTGTCGCCGCTTTTTCGAATGATCTCCAGATACTCCCGCATGGTAGAGTCGGGCGGACTCATATCCAGCAGCAGGTCCGCCATGCCGATCACTCCATTCATCGGAGTGCGGATTTCATGGCTCATGACCGCCAGAAACTCGCTTTTGGCCTGATTCATGCTCTCGGCGAGTTCTTTTTCGATCAGGAGCTTCTTCTGCTCGGTTATATCTTTGGCGATAATATAGTAACCCGTTATGGTATTGCTAATAATAATGGGCGCCACCGTCGCAATGACTTCGACATAATGGCCGTCCTTATGGCGAATACGGTCGATATCCGGCTCTTTGAACGTGTGCTCTGCCGAAAAAGCGAGAATGCCGTCTACATGCTCTTCTCCGACAAGCATCGACACATTCATTCCGGTCAGCTCCGAGATGCTGTATCCTGTCATCTGACAGACCCGCTCATTCCCGTTGATCATATTCCCCAGCAAATCGATCGAGATGATCGCATCGTGATTGTATTTTTTCAGCGAGGTGTACCTCTCCAGCATTTCCTGCAGCTGCCGCTCCACGACTTTGCGCTCTGTCATATCGCGTCCGACGGCCAGCACATTTCGGCTATCCCCATCCTCCACAATACGAATCGTGAAATCAAGCCATATGTAGCGGCCGTCCTTATGCCGCACGCGCAGCTGGACGCTTTGGCGCTTCATCAGCTCCGGGCCGGTGACAAGCTGCTCATCGTCCGGATGCAAAAGGTCATAGTTTCGCTTCCCGAGCAATTCCTCCGGCTGATACCCGAGTAATTCAGAAATGGAAGGGGAGCAGTACAGGCACACCCGGTCAATCGAAGTATAATAGATGATATCTCGCATATTGGCGGCAATGGAGCGGTACAGCTCGTCATCGCCAGGCAGTCCCTTTGGGTACGGGGCATCCGGTTTGGAGACAGGGAGCAGATTGACAATGAAATACCGGGACGACTGAACCTCGGACTCTTCGATTAACGTCAGCCGCAGCCGCACCCATACAGGCTCCCCTTCCTTTGAAACCATCCGAAGCTCTTGTTCCTGGAAGGTTGCAGTTCCTTCATTTAGAAGCCGAATCATCCGTTCCGCTGCAGGTACATCATCCGGGAGGATTACGCTCGTGAAGCTGCGCTCAAGCAGTTCTTGTTCGCTAAGCCCAAGAATGCCGGTAACGGCAGAGTTGATGTCTGTCCATTTCGCATCAACGGAAAGAAAGCCTTCTCCGACAGCCGCCGTCAAGAAAGCCTGTTCAAAACGGGAATAGCCATCCGTATATTTTCTCAGCAATTGCTCCACCTGCCCGTCTGTGGAATGAAAAAATATGTTGAAATTTATCGTTTAAAAACTTTATTATTAATATCTTGTATATCCGGGCGAAAGTCAAATGCAAATCCCGTTCCTTTCAGCCAATCCGAGCCTGCTGCCTGCGGTTTATCATCATGCGCTCCCCCAGAGCTTTCTTGTTCCAGATGATGTTCAGCAGCCGGTAAAACGGCCTGCTCCCCCGGCAAGCAGATTAAGTACGATTTCCGTGAATGTTCTTACATGAATCGGCTTGGTAACATACCCCGCAAACCCCGCCTGCCGAGCTTTGGCGATATCGGACAATTGGGCAAATGCGCTGATGGCCAGGACCGGAACATGGCGCGTGTATTCCCCGTGCCGCAGGTGTTCCAGCGTCTCAAATCCGTTCAGCCCCGGAAGGCCAATATCCAGAATGATGAGGTCCGGCCGCTGCTGCTTTGCCATTTCGATTCCATGTTCCCCCGT encodes:
- a CDS encoding PAS domain-containing hybrid sensor histidine kinase/response regulator, whose protein sequence is MLRKYTDGYSRFEQAFLTAAVGEGFLSVDAKWTDINSAVTGILGLSEQELLERSFTSVILPDDVPAAERMIRLLNEGTATFQEQELRMVSKEGEPVWVRLRLTLIEESEVQSSRYFIVNLLPVSKPDAPYPKGLPGDDELYRSIAANMRDIIYYTSIDRVCLYCSPSISELLGYQPEELLGKRNYDLLHPDDEQLVTGPELMKRQSVQLRVRHKDGRYIWLDFTIRIVEDGDSRNVLAVGRDMTERKVVERQLQEMLERYTSLKKYNHDAIISIDLLGNMINGNERVCQMTGYSISELTGMNVSMLVGEEHVDGILAFSAEHTFKEPDIDRIRHKDGHYVEVIATVAPIIISNTITGYYIIAKDITEQKKLLIEKELAESMNQAKSEFLAVMSHEIRTPMNGVIGMADLLLDMSPPDSTMREYLEIIRKSGDTLLSIINDILDLSKIEAGRTELQEERFELRPCIESAVMVLAHKAESKGLTLRISVDPEIPEFVRGDSERLKQILMNLVGNAVKFTNTGGVTVQVRAAEIIGRDQVKLEVKVSDTGVGIPENQRERLFEPFYQPDRFMQRQYEGTGLGLAIAKRLVGLMGGSIRLEDSEQGTTFVFTVVFRKAEQGRIRLVKDTPREGGSDRSLRILVAEDNEINQIVLRKMLEKRGHSVSIVSDGLQAVHALNDEMYDLAFMDVQMPGMNGLEVVKVVKDTLPKEKIPVIIAITANALKDDRERCLAAGMDEYISKPVRSETIRKMIGKFF
- a CDS encoding response regulator, with the translated sequence MEERSQKVLYVEDNPLNMALMHHLFKKNLPDVLLLEAETGEHGIEMAKQQRPDLIILDIGLPGLNGFETLEHLRHGEYTRHVPVLAISAFAQLSDIAKARQAGFAGYVTKPIHVRTFTEIVLNLLAGGAGRFTGC